The following coding sequences are from one Streptococcus mitis window:
- a CDS encoding YbgA family protein: MEQTNQKSQCQQLWARNKYLVLSHSSNIYNEIRQYLKQEVVEVSQVQEMIDHACQIPEHRGQVCNAFQHIWGYFKKKATENERKDYMFLLERYHSGHATKEDLIAKTRDLLERYPNTYLQHSTLLKGDSHETLA; the protein is encoded by the coding sequence ATGGAACAAACTAACCAAAAATCCCAGTGCCAGCAACTCTGGGCTAGAAACAAATACCTCGTTTTGAGTCATTCTAGCAATATTTACAATGAGATTCGTCAATATCTCAAGCAAGAAGTGGTGGAAGTGAGTCAGGTTCAAGAGATGATTGACCATGCCTGTCAAATCCCAGAACACAGGGGTCAGGTTTGCAATGCCTTTCAGCATATTTGGGGATATTTCAAGAAGAAAGCAACGGAGAATGAACGCAAGGATTATATGTTTTTACTGGAGCGTTATCACTCTGGTCATGCCACCAAAGAAGACTTAATTGCTAAGACGAGAGATTTACTTGAACGTTACCCAAATACATACTTGCAACATTCGACTTTACTGAAAGGAGACTCCCATGAGACTTTGGCATGA
- a CDS encoding TIGR02328 family protein: protein MRLWHEALISQLPRPQLLGQHRECCALRGNGWGRKHATVDYVFTHSPYQLFAYHDLIMKEMARRGYKVSPEWLDKNYRGKTCPPYEDLAEEKLTSPIYSEHDDAYYEECLANLREKGIELE from the coding sequence ATGAGACTTTGGCATGAGGCTTTGATTTCACAACTTCCCCGTCCTCAACTCTTGGGGCAGCATCGAGAGTGTTGCGCTCTACGTGGCAATGGCTGGGGTAGAAAGCATGCGACGGTGGACTATGTCTTTACTCACTCGCCTTACCAGCTATTTGCCTACCATGATTTGATCATGAAGGAGATGGCTCGTCGTGGCTACAAGGTTAGTCCAGAGTGGCTGGACAAGAACTACCGCGGTAAGACCTGCCCTCCTTATGAAGATTTAGCAGAGGAAAAATTGACTAGTCCTATATACAGCGAACATGACGATGCCTACTATGAGGAGTGTCTGGCTAATCTTCGAGAGAAGGGAATTGAGCTGGAGTAA
- a CDS encoding helix-turn-helix domain-containing protein has product MKNSAIGSNWKDVRSELFTKEEILESDMRVAIMSELIEARHEQGISQKKLEELSGVSQPVIARMETGKTSPQLDTVLKVLASLGKTLAVVPLEQGKS; this is encoded by the coding sequence ATGAAGAATAGTGCTATTGGGAGTAACTGGAAGGATGTCCGGTCAGAACTCTTTACCAAGGAGGAAATACTTGAAAGTGATATGCGAGTAGCTATCATGAGTGAGTTGATTGAGGCTAGACATGAGCAAGGAATCAGTCAGAAAAAGCTAGAAGAACTCAGTGGAGTAAGCCAGCCGGTTATAGCTAGGATGGAAACAGGTAAGACTAGCCCTCAGTTGGACACAGTCTTAAAAGTCCTAGCCAGTTTAGGAAAGACACTAGCAGTCGTCCCACTTGAACAGGGGAAAAGTTGA